A genomic segment from Paraburkholderia hayleyella encodes:
- the cheA gene encoding chemotaxis protein CheA, protein MTLDITQFYQTFFDEADELLAQMEQCLLDLNLEEPDAEDLGAIFRAAHSIKGGAATFGFTALTETTHILESLLDRARNHELVLRRDMIDTFLETKDVLSAQLADYRNGNEPDAIAAQTICARLEQLNTEEAEAAEATASASHTGDTALSIAAAYEVIWPPGHVLTQALEVVQGEVSGPGKALLLSASSNAHLKITLRDVALSDQALLLAELGNLGRVAGQVSTGADLTLWLETDVAPDDIVAVCCFVIDEAQIVIDHGEPPQTVSPAAPASTPAPAPAPAPAAAAAEAPVPVSVAPVAPASASVAQAVATPGAAEATRKARPATNTGTEGSSIRVGVEKVDQLINLVGELVITQAMLAQTASALDPTLHDRLFNGMAQLERNARDLQEAVMSVRMMPMDYVFSRFPRLVRDLAAKLGKDVELVTFGQATELDKSLIERIIDPLTHLVRNSLDHGIETVSARLAAGKDSTGQLVLSAAHHGGNIVIEVSDDGAGLNRERILAKARKQGMTFSETMSDDDVWGLIFMPGFSTAEQVTDISGRGVGMDVVKRNIQAMGGHVEIASRSGHGTTTRIVLPLTLAILDGMSVKVGQEIFILPLNFVMESLQPQAQDIYTVANGQRVVRVRGEYLPLVPLHEVFAVEGARTEPTQGIVTILQAEGRRFAMLVDELVGQQQVVVKNLETNYRKVHGVSAATILGDGSVALIVDVAGLNRETRALHSATFNTAASAVSVALSTA, encoded by the coding sequence ATGACACTCGACATCACCCAGTTCTATCAAACGTTTTTCGATGAAGCCGACGAACTGCTCGCGCAGATGGAGCAGTGTTTGCTTGATCTGAACCTTGAAGAGCCCGATGCAGAAGACCTCGGCGCGATCTTTCGCGCGGCGCATTCCATCAAGGGCGGTGCGGCGACGTTTGGTTTTACGGCGCTGACTGAAACCACGCATATTCTTGAATCGTTGCTGGATCGTGCCCGAAATCATGAACTCGTATTACGGCGCGACATGATTGATACCTTCCTGGAAACGAAGGATGTGCTGTCCGCGCAGCTTGCCGATTACCGCAATGGCAATGAGCCGGACGCCATCGCCGCGCAGACGATTTGTGCACGGCTAGAGCAACTGAATACAGAAGAGGCCGAAGCTGCCGAAGCCACTGCTAGCGCGAGCCATACCGGCGATACTGCGCTTTCCATTGCGGCGGCCTACGAGGTCATCTGGCCGCCCGGACATGTCCTGACGCAAGCGCTAGAAGTTGTGCAGGGTGAGGTGTCAGGGCCGGGCAAGGCACTTTTGCTCAGTGCTTCCAGCAATGCTCATCTGAAAATCACGCTGCGCGATGTCGCGCTCAGCGACCAGGCACTTCTGCTCGCTGAGCTAGGCAATCTTGGCCGCGTTGCAGGCCAGGTGAGTACCGGTGCCGATCTCACGCTCTGGCTCGAAACCGATGTGGCTCCCGACGACATCGTGGCGGTGTGCTGTTTCGTGATCGACGAAGCGCAGATCGTGATCGACCATGGTGAGCCGCCGCAAACGGTTAGTCCGGCTGCTCCAGCTTCAACGCCCGCTCCCGCTCCCGCTCCCGCTCCCGCTGCGGCTGCGGCTGAAGCACCCGTGCCCGTTTCAGTCGCACCTGTGGCACCCGCTAGCGCTAGCGTGGCGCAGGCTGTTGCCACGCCAGGCGCTGCCGAAGCCACTCGCAAAGCCCGGCCAGCGACGAATACAGGCACCGAAGGCAGCTCGATTCGCGTAGGTGTGGAGAAGGTCGATCAACTGATCAATCTCGTGGGCGAACTGGTGATCACCCAGGCGATGCTGGCGCAGACCGCCAGCGCACTCGACCCGACGCTTCACGACCGGCTCTTTAACGGCATGGCACAACTCGAACGTAATGCGCGCGATTTGCAAGAAGCGGTGATGTCGGTTCGCATGATGCCGATGGACTATGTTTTCAGCCGCTTTCCGCGTCTTGTGAGGGATCTGGCCGCCAAGCTGGGCAAGGATGTCGAACTCGTGACGTTTGGTCAGGCAACCGAGCTCGACAAGAGCCTGATCGAACGCATCATTGATCCGCTTACCCACCTTGTGCGCAACAGCCTGGATCATGGGATCGAAACCGTCTCGGCACGGCTCGCGGCGGGCAAGGATTCGACCGGACAACTTGTGCTGTCGGCGGCCCATCACGGCGGCAACATTGTGATCGAAGTCAGCGACGATGGTGCGGGCCTGAACCGGGAACGGATTCTGGCGAAGGCACGCAAGCAGGGCATGACCTTCAGCGAAACGATGAGCGATGACGACGTTTGGGGTTTGATCTTCATGCCAGGGTTTTCGACTGCCGAGCAGGTCACCGATATCTCGGGGCGTGGCGTGGGCATGGATGTGGTCAAACGCAATATCCAGGCGATGGGCGGGCATGTCGAAATCGCTTCGCGTTCAGGCCATGGCACGACGACACGTATCGTGCTGCCGCTGACGCTGGCGATTCTCGATGGCATGTCGGTCAAGGTTGGCCAGGAGATTTTCATCTTGCCGCTGAACTTCGTGATGGAGTCGTTGCAGCCGCAAGCACAGGATATTTACACCGTCGCCAATGGCCAGCGCGTTGTGCGTGTGCGTGGCGAATATCTGCCGCTCGTGCCGTTGCATGAGGTGTTTGCGGTGGAAGGCGCGCGGACGGAACCGACTCAGGGCATTGTCACCATTCTTCAGGCGGAAGGGCGGCGCTTTGCCATGCTGGTCGATGAACTCGTTGGGCAGCAGCAGGTCGTGGTGAAAAACCTTGAAACGAACTATCGCAAGGTGCATGGCGTGTCCGCTGCGACGATTCTCGGTGATGGCAGCGTGGCGTTGATTGTCGATGTCGCTGGGCTGAACCGCGAAACGCGTGCCTTGCATAGTGCGACATTTAACACGGCCGCCAGTGCGGTAAGCGTGGCGCTGAGCACGGCATGA
- the cheW gene encoding chemotaxis protein CheW, with protein MAAVQSIHSNGKTGRHAAQQAEAAGQEFLVFTLGAEEYGIDILKVQEIRGYDNVTRIANAPEFIKGVINLRGIIVPIVDMRIKFHLGRVEYDHQTVVIILNVAHRVVGMVVDGVSDVLTLSAEQIMPAPEFGATLAIEYLTGLGTVEGRMLILMDIEKLMTSREMALIEELSVE; from the coding sequence GTGGCAGCAGTGCAATCCATTCATTCAAACGGCAAGACAGGCCGGCATGCCGCGCAACAAGCAGAAGCGGCAGGCCAGGAGTTTCTGGTATTCACGCTGGGCGCCGAAGAATACGGTATCGACATTCTGAAGGTGCAGGAGATTCGCGGCTACGACAACGTGACCCGGATCGCCAACGCGCCGGAGTTCATCAAGGGCGTGATTAACCTGCGCGGCATCATCGTGCCGATCGTCGATATGCGGATCAAGTTTCATCTGGGCCGGGTGGAATACGACCATCAAACCGTCGTGATCATTCTCAACGTTGCGCATCGGGTGGTGGGCATGGTTGTCGATGGGGTGTCCGACGTGCTGACGTTGAGTGCGGAGCAGATCATGCCTGCACCCGAGTTCGGTGCAACGCTGGCGATCGAATATCTCACTGGGCTCGGCACGGTTGAAGGACGCATGCTGATCCTGATGGACATCGAGAAACTAATGACCAGCCGCGAAATGGCTTTGATCGAAGAGCTCTCTGTTGAATAA